A single window of Aspergillus oryzae RIB40 DNA, chromosome 8 DNA harbors:
- a CDS encoding uncharacterized protein (FAD-binding protein DIMINUTO), with the protein MEVHNAIVQRISTCVKQFYNDKTPFGIYHGSTNSTRASTKLRSNTVDTGSLNRVLMIDQEKKVALVEPNVPMDMLVQATLPWRLIPPVVMEFPGITAGGGFAGTGGESSSYRHSFFDRTVNWIEIVVGNGDIITASATENSDLFFGAACSFGTLGITTLLEIQLLELPIEPAVELTYFPISMGVDEAVRKIEHLTPDPTYQYLDGIMFTKERGVICAGSITSATDHCSRRMQTFTRPSDPWFYMHAEERASTSAAEEAGPAKDLIPIADYLFRYDRGGFWVGKYAFEYFLFPQTKFMRWALDHISHTRVMYHAVHKSGLFREYTIQDVAVPYKGAKELVDFVDDSFGKYPLWICPVRSTTAAVSGLVAEPRRQPASDSDDPGMMLSVGVYGPGPKGREFLHFNRGLEKLVNKLGGQKWLYARTYYSEEDFWSIYDRSTRDELRQKYHATYLPNLYQKVRADRDRSFGSSMHRSWISRLQDRIWRQWPVCGLYGLMHTFWNKEYLLNRSKNELI; encoded by the coding sequence ATGGAAGTACATAACGCCATCGTGCAGAGAATCTCTACATGTGTGAAACAATTTTATAATGACAAAACCCCATTTGGCATATATCATGGCTCAACGAACTCGACCCGCGCTTCAACGAAACTTCGTTCGAACACTGTCGACACAGGAAGCCTTAACCGAGTACTCATGATTGACCAAGAGAAAAAGGTTGCTTTAGTAGAGCCAAATGTTCCTATGGATATGCTTGTCCAGGCAACACTTCCATGGCGACTGATTCCACCTGTCGTTATGGAATTTCCCGGCATAACGGCCGGTGGCGGATTCGCCGGAACAGGTGGAGAAAGCAGTTCCTACCGACACAGCTTTTTTGATAGAACTGTCAACTGGATCGAGATTGTGGTTGGAAACGGCGATATTATCACTGCCTCTGCAACGGAGAACTCTGATCTCTTTTTCGGGGCTGCATGTTCATTCGGGACCCTTGGTATAACCACTCTCCTTGAGATACAGCTGCTAGAGCTCCCTATAGAGCCAGCAGTAGAATTGACGTATTTTCCAATTTCAATGGGCGTCGATGAGGCTGTGCGAAAAATTGAGCATCTGACGCCGGACCCAACATACCAGTACTTAGACGGCATCATGTTCACCAAGGAAAGGGGGGTTATTTGTGCCGGGTCAATTACAAGCGCTACAGACCACTGCTCTCGACGAATGCAAACATTTACTCGCCCTTCCGACCCTTGGTTTTACATGCACGCTGAAGAGAGGGCCTCCACTTCCGCTGCCGAAGAGGCTGGCCCCGCAAAAGACCTTATTCCGATTGCTGACTATCTGTTTCGATATGACAGAGGCGGGTTCTGGGTTGGTAAATATGCGTTTGAGTACTTTCTATTTCCTCAAACCAAGTTCATGCGGTGGGCTTTGGATCACATCTCTCACACAAGGGTGATGTATCATGCAGTTCACAAGAGCGGTCTATTCAGGGAATATACCATTCAGGATGTCGCAGTCCCTTATAAAGGTGCAAAAGAGCTTGTTGACTTTGTTGATGATTCATTTGGGAAATATCCGCTTTGGATTTGTCCGGTGCGTTCAACGACAGCTGCTGTCTCGGGGTTAGTAGCAGAACCACGACGACAGCCAGCTTCCGATTCGGATGATCCCGGAATGATGCTCAGTGTTGGAGTCTATGGACCAGGGCCAAAGGGTAGGGAGTTTCTGCATTTTAACCGTGGGCTCGAGAAACTAGTCAACAAGCTTGGGGGTCAGAAGTGGCTGTATGCACGGACCTATTACTCTGAGGAAGATTTCTGGTCGATTTATGACCGTTCCACAAGAGATGAGCTACGACAGAAATATCATGCAACATACCTACCAAACCTATACCAAAAGGTTCGGGCCGACCGCGACAGGTCATTTGGTAGCTCCATGCACCggtcatggatatcaagacTGCAGGACCGAATCTGGCGGCAGTGGCCAGTTTGCGGACTTTACGGGCTCATGCATACTTTCTGGAACAAGGAGTATTTGCTAAATAGGAGCAAAAATGAGCTGATCTAA
- a CDS encoding FAD-dependent oxidoreductase (predicted protein), which translates to MENVSDKQTQRFEVIIVGCSVAGLTLANALSKRKINYVVLESRKHLPSPLTGNALTLLPNGMRILSQLGVLDDIKVTSQSISSHSTWLANGYLLKTINMMQLPSTRHGYDSVVIARWDLLQILYNRLVGDRSRIAFDKRAVQFDQSSSEVKVKCADGSSFAGDVVVGADGIHSVTRREALWHQDLAKTLGRIQNRPLELTSEYSGIYGISNPIPELHPGQAHRTYGNGFSFIVNVGKHGRIYWLLSIKSRETRQYPRLPRYAQDQASIDEHVRPFLDAHISSTILFKDLYNNSKTCLHVGLEELLCENWVSGNIVCIGDSVHKMTPNLAQGANCAIESAASLANRLVCILDKRQGRVCSDHCGREAILQSWEASRKHRMRFFYTCSWILARCESFCGAFFKGLGLYIGSYHGEQVISYISDIDGQTEYLDFLPEPLRASKTVLEMEHGTLFHLNYLFVKMAFALLDSSLRLWQFCFS; encoded by the exons ATGGAGAACGTCTCCGACAAACAGACTCAAAGATTCGAGGTTATTATCGTGGGTTGCTCCGTTGCTGGTTTAACACTGGCCAATGCTCTGTCTAAACGTAAGATTAACTACGTCGTTCTCGAATCCCGAAAACACCTGCCATCGCCTCTGACCGGGAATGCACTCACATTACTCCCTAATGGGATGCGTATACTGAGTCAACTTGGGGTGCTGGATGATATTAAAGTTACTTCGCAGTCCATCAGTAGCCACTCAACCTGGCTTGCCAACGGGTATCTACTCAAAACGATTAATATGATGCAGCTTCCATCTACGAG GCATGGTTACGACTCGGTTGTGATTGCCCGTTGGGATTTATTACAAATCTTGTACAATCGTTTAGTCGGGGACAGGAGTCGCATCGCGTTTGATAAGCGCGCAGTTCAATTCGACCAAAGCTCGTCGGAAGTCAAGGTGAAATGCGCCGATGGATCATCATTTGCTGGGGACGTAGTTGTCGGCGCTGATGGAATCCATAGTGTCACACGGAGGGAAGCCCTTTGGCATCAAGATCTTGCTAAGACCCTTGGTAGAATTCAAAATAGGCCACTAG AGTTGACATCCGAGTATTCCGGCATTTACGGCATCTCAAACCCTATACCTGAGTTACACCCAGGGCAAGCACATCGAACTTATGGGAACGGCTTCTCCTTTATAGTAAACGTTGGCAAACACGGTCGTATATATTGGCTTCTGTCAATCAAATCTAGAGAAACACGTCAGTACCCCCGGCTTCCACGCTATGCGCAAGACCAGGCATCAATCGACGAACACGTACGACCATTCTTGGATGCCCATATTTCTAGCACTATCCTCTTTAAGGATCTTTATAACAACTCCAAAACATGTCTTCACGTTGGGCTCGAGGAACTGCTCTGTGAGAACTGGGTTTCAGGCAATATTGTGTGTATTGGTGATTCCGTACACAAA ATGACCCCGAATTTGGCTCAAGGAGCTAACTGTGCTATCGAGAGTGCCGCGTCTCTAGCTAATCGCCTTGTCTGTATCCTAGACAAACGCCAGGGCCGTGTCTGCTCTGACCACTGCGGGCGTGAGGCGATATTACAATCCTGGGAAGCCTCACGAAAACACAGGATGAGATTCTTCTACACATGCTCTTGGATACTGGCTCGATGTGAGAGTTTTTGTGGGGCATTTTTCAAGGGTCTAGGATTATACATCGGTTCATATCATGGTGAGCAAGTTATTAGCTACATATCAGATATTGATGGCCAAACAGAATACTTGGATTTCTTGCCAGAGCCTTTGCGCGCATCCAAAACGGTGTTGGAAATGGAGCATGGGACCCTCTTCCATCTAAATTATCTATTTGTAAAGATGGCATTTGCACTACTAGACAGTTCACTTAGGCTCTGGCAGTTTTGTTTCTCATAA
- a CDS encoding sterol desaturase family protein (sterol C5 desaturase): protein MDLIFNYLDPLIIDSIYDSFRSSLQLRLCSTSHSLSFCSVITDSKLWCRESIYRQSLSIFIVTWFVHWLDLVESQLIELTERLSSSVFFLLLGTVCHYLYFDKALTRHPKYHKNQIRHEIYDSLLSLFGLNVLTVPIFVAQVRGYAKLYDFGSGKVPLWYEFGQFLFFVLFSDTCMYWLHRIFHINFLFNLMHKKHHRYIIPTPFSAYAFDPLEAYIMSLPIYAYSFLWPMSREAQLIVFVTTNIWTILLHDNRDQFHTVHHKNVKLNFGQFLTLWDQLGGTYADPEKYFAGRREGKVKT from the exons ATGGACCTCATATTCAACTACTTAGATCCGCTTATCATTGACAGTATCTACGACTCATTCCGCAGCTCTTTGCAATTAAGGCTATGCTCTACCTCTCATAGTTTAAGCTTCTGCTCCGTCATCACAGATTCTAAGCTATGGTGCAGGGAGAGTATCTACAGGCAAAGCCTAAGCATATTCATTGTAACGTGGTTTGTGCACTGGCTTGATTTAGTCGAATCCCAGCTAATTGAGTTGACGGAAAGGCTTTCTAGCTCGGTGTTTTTCCTTCTGCTTGGGACAGTCTGCCACTATCTATATTTTGACAAGGCATTGACAAGGCATCCCAAATATCATAAGAACCAAATCAGACATGAGATCTATGATTCGTTGCTCTCCCTTTTCGGCTTGAATGTCTTGACCGTTCCAATCTTCGTCGCTCAAGTTCGCGGATACGCAAAACTTTATGATTTCGGGTCTGGGAAAGTACCTTTATGGTACGAATTTGggcagtttctcttcttcgtcctaTTCAGCGATACTTGCATGTATTGGCTTCATCGAatcttccacatcaacttCTTGTTCAATCTGATGCACAAGAAGCATCATCG GTACATTATCCCCACCCCGTTCTCGGCCTATGCCTTCGATCCTCTAGAGGCGTACATCATGAGTTTGCCTATTTATGCCTATAGCTTCTTATGGCCGATGTCTCGGGAGGCACAACTCATTGTATTCGTGACAACAAATATATGGACGATTTTACTGC ACGACAATCGTGATCAATTTCACACGGTGCATCATAAGAATGTTAAATTGAACTTCGGACAGTTTCTCACACTTTGGGACCAGTTAGGAGGCACCTACGCAGACCCGGAAAAATATTTCGcagggagaagagaaggaaaagtcaAAACCTAA
- a CDS encoding uncharacterized protein (pleiotropic drug resistance proteins (PDR1-15), ABC superfamily), which yields MYSKNHQQLLPHGDPGQQNPKHLETSDSADSRHNLVYIEARDVSVSLATSPFERIRRAWKFTKSTDIPLQPPRILHNVRVCIPPAQLTVILGGSGSGKSSFLNALSGRTQNGRLNVTGSITYNGSVDIGAFRSAYLVQQDILPAMLTVREILSYASELSLGSAGASEIDRAVDNIISRLGLENCAETRIGDSKNKGCSGGERRRVSIGIQLLKATSVLFCDEPTTGLDATTAFQVIRTLKRLADSGMTVVISLHSPRSDAWSLFDNVIILSGGHLMYSGLPSTVGDYFKDCGYEMPPFVNPADFLLDVTSVDVRSEASKSNSCARVEHLKQCWMNRLATNAANCLSNYRDICDSMDFDSKAPSYSRVCKVMTQRNLKICWRDWKSLLGIWCAVAALAAINGWAFWQLDGSLSGIRSRQGSLWDATGLYGYLILVHEICRLVEEIGLFDHERRDGILSASAFLLSRRASRFFLEDLSLPLLFTAIYYPMVGYRGSASQVCIFLLVMLFTHYLAIGFASLCVATTRSFHGAGLMGNLFFTLQMVASAYFIQTDQTPPYARWLKWVTHTFYTFGTLCANEFIGVHGPYEGNLYDCPFSADRTDPRCKQYTGRFVMDSLGMPKEWVWRPIVILWSMTCAFHLSGAFVLHINHPKPPLTPTERVGSPSSTEVRIQPRYNRSVTPVSLCLEDYALTAKRQQSTRRNVTSTISRICGPVSTIFQPGKLNVIMGASGSGKTSLLSSLAERLPLSSSSKWCRTGSALYNGTQLPKVQVRSMVSFVAQDDDNLMPALTVAETLLFAARLKLPSSMPDDEKRGRVSEIITKFGLESCARRLVGSAIVRGISGGEKRRLSIACEVLTMPQVLILDEPTSGLDSFMALTVLEVLQSLAAEGCTIILTAHQPTSSMWSLFSSCLLLSPDGLPLYSGEASEMRSYFHSAGFECPMAVNPADFFMDLATSGETQGNSEDSKKRLDNLVNAWKSHESYARKQSFDSRAGTERGRTELIPDFATHSHHSSATAFPVLVHRAVLNTLRQPVSILARSIQAPGVGLLLALFTAPMKTDYLSIQTRMGVIQQYSALAFIGMLQNIATFPPEVDVMYRETSEGLYNIEAFLAQYTILELPFEAFSALIFALLLAYAAKLAPEADLFGFLFFSAFCTLNSGESISMLFYLVFDHISLAVSFTASLLAMFTVLGGVMSLDPPKVLQWFNYISPVKYAVTSISVLTMRDLTFTCAEEQRDVNGKCLIETGEQVLQLYKFNQKNPWLEALGGVVAMLCYRLLVYAILKVKVKRLSSRGMRDLLRGWRREKAGEDERGLMLSTLNA from the exons ATGTACTCAAAAAATCATCAACAATTGCTGCCACATGGTGATCCTGGTCAACAGAATCCTAAACATCTGGAAACATCAGATTCAGCCGACTCCAGACACaatcttgtatatatagaagCTCGCGATGTCTCAGTGTCCCTCGCTACCTCGCCTTTCGAACGTATACGACGCGCTTGGAAGTTTACAAAAAGCACAGATATACCGCTACAACCACCGAGGATCCTCCACAATGTACGCGTATGTATACCACCTGCACAGTTAACCGTTATCCTCGGAGGTAGTGGTTCGGGAAAATCTTCCTTCCTGAATGCGCTCTCTGGCCGAACACAGAATGGTCGTCTAAATGTCACGGGTAGCATCACATACAACGGTAGCGTCGATATCGGAGCATTTCGGAGTGCCTATCTGGTCCAGCAAGATATCCTCCCTGCGATGTTGACCGTCCGCGAGATACTGAGCTATGCTTCAGAGTTAAGCCTGGGCTCTGCAGGAGCCTCGGAGATTGACCGTGCTGTCGATAACATCATTTCAAGGCTAGGCCTTGAAAACTGTGCGGAAACCAGAATTGGAGACAGCAAGAATAAGGGATGTAGTGGGGGTGAAAGGCGAAGAGTCAGCATTGGGATTCAACTGCTCAAAGCGACCTCAGTACTCTTTTGCGATGAACCAACGACTG GCCTTGATGCAACAACGGCTTTTCAGGTTATTCGGACTTTAAAGCGACTAGCCGATAGTGGTATGACAGTGGTCATATCGCTCCATTCGCCAAGATCTGACGCCTGGAGCCTTTTTGACAATGTTATTATATTATCCGGTGGTCACTTGATGTATAGCGGATTACCAAGTACGGTGGGCGACTATTTCAAGGATTGTGGATATGAAATGCCTCCATTCGTGAATCCGGCGGACTTTCTCCTAGATGTTACATCAGTTGATGTGCGCTCAGAGGCATCAAAGTCTAACTCCTGTGCCCGAGTAGAGCACCTGAAGCAATGCTGGATGAATCGTTTGGCAACCAATGCAGCTAACTGTCTGTCCAACTATCGGGATATATGCGACTCTATGGACTTTGATTCTAAAGCTCCAAGTTATTCAAGAGTATGCAAAGTAATGACACAACGAAACTTGAAAATATGCTGGAGAGACTGGAAGTCACTGCTAGGAATTTGGTGCGCggttgctgctttggctgctaTCAACGGTTGGGCTTTCTGGCAACTAGATGGCAGCTTGAGTGGGATTCGGTCACGCCAAGGGAGCCTCTGGGACGCAACCGGGCTATATGGATACTTGATTCTAGTTCATGAGATATGCCGTCTAGTTGAAGAGATCGGTCTATTTGATCACGAACGGAGGGACGGAATCCTGAGCGCATCCGCGTTTTTACTTAGCCGAAGGGCATCCAGGTTTTTCCTAGAGGATCTGAGCCTTCCACTTCTCTTCACAGCCATCTACTATCCCATGGTTGGATACCGTGGCTCGGCCTCGCAGGTTTGCATCTTTCTACTTGTCATGCTATTCACGCATTATCTTGCGATTGGATTCGCCAGTCTTTGTGTGGCCACTACCAGGAGCTTTCACGGAGCAGGTCTGATGGGAAACctcttttttactttgcaGATGGTGGCATCCGCATACTTTATCCAGACTGATCAAACTCCACCGTACGCTCGATGGCTCAAATGGGTAACTCATACTTTCTATACATTTGGTACTCTATGTGCGAACGAGTTTATCGGTGTGCATGGTCCATACGAAGGCAACTTATACGACTGTCCTTTCTCAGCAGACCGTACAGATCCTCGCTGCAAGCAGTATACTGGCCGGTTTGTCATGGATAGCCTAGGAATGCCGAAAGAATGGGTATGGCGCCCCATTGTTATCTTGTGGTCCATGACTTGTGCTTTTCATTTATCGGGGGCCTTTGTTCTTCATATCAATCATCCAAAGCCACCTCTTACTCCCACAGAAAGGGTAGGCAGCCCTAGTTCCACGGAGGTAAGGATACAGCCAAGATACAACCGCTCAGTTACTCCAGTCTCCCTCTGCCTGGAAGACTACGCCCTGACGGCGAAACGGCAACAGTCTACGCGGCGAAATGTAACCAGTACAATATCCAGGATTTGTGGTCCAGTGTCCACAATATTCCAACCAGGAAAGCTGAATGTGATTATGGGGGCATCAGGTAGTGGCAAAACATCTTTATTATCTTCATTGGCTGAAAGGCTCCCCCTGAGTTCAAGTTCCAAGTGGTGCCGTACAGGGTCAGCTTTGTATAACGGAACACAGTTACCGAAGGTCCAAGTCAGATCAATGGTTTCATTTGTGGCTCAGGATGATGACAATCTGATGCCGGCACTCACGGTGGCCGAAACATTGCTTTTTGCCGCTCGGCTGAAGTTGCCATCCTCAATGCCTGACGATGAGAAGCGTGGACGTGTTTCAGAAATTATTACAAAGTTTGGTCTGGAATCATGTGCGAGACGTCTAGTTGGGTCTGCAATCGTGAGGGGAATCAGTGGCGGAGAAAAACGCCGGCTGTCGATCGCTTGTGAGGTCCTAACGATGCCGCAAGTTCTTATTTTGGATGAGCCTACGTCCGGGCTTGACAGCTTCATGGCACTCACTGTACTAGAAGTTCTGCAGAGTCTGGCTGCTGAAGGCTGTACTATCATTCTCACGGCCCATCAGCCTACGTCGTCGATGTGGTCACTTTTCTCCAGCTGCCTGCTTCTCTCACCGGATGGCTTACCCTTGTACTCCGGTGAAGCGTCTGAGATGCGTTCCTATTTTCATTCAGCGGGGTTTGAGTGCCCCATGGCAGTAAATCCTGCAGACTTCTTCATGGATCTTGCAACCTCCGGTGAAACGCAAGGGAACAGCGAAGATAGTAAGAAGCGACTAGACAACCTCGTCAATGCGTGGAAATCGCATGAGTCCTACGCGAGAAAACAATCCTTTGACTCTCGAGCCGGAACTGAACGTGGTCGTACAGAATTAATTCCGGATTTTGCAACACATAGCCACCATTCTTCTGCAACAGCATTCCCAGTACTTGTACATCGCGCCGTGCTGAACACTCTTCGCCAGCCAGTCTCAATCTTAGCCCGATCAATTCAGGCTCCTGGGGTGGGTCTTTTGCTAGCACTTTTTACTGCGCCGATGAAAACGGACTATCTTTCCATCCAAACTCGTATGGGTGTAATTCAACAGTATTCGGCTCTAGCCTTCATTG GCATGCTCCAAAACATTGCTACATTTCCTCCTGAAGTGGATGTTATGTACCGCGAGACGTCAGAGGGTCTATACAATATTGAGGCATTTCTAGCGCAATACACCATCCTCGAACTTCCTTTCGAAGCTTTTTCTGCACTTATATTTGCTCTGTTACTCGCGTACGCAGCAAAACTAGCACCTGAGGCAGACCTGTTTGgttttttgttcttcagcgcCTTTTGCACGCTCAACAGCGGAGAGTCCATAAGCATGcttttttatcttgtttttgATCATATAAGTCTAGCAGTCAGTTTCACGGCGTCGTTACTTGCTATGTTCACCGTGCTTGGCGGGGTCATGAGTCTGGATCCGCCAAAAGTACTTCAGTGGTTCAACTACATATCGCCAGTCAAGTATGCAGTAACGAGTATCTCTGTCTTGACCATGAGAGACTTGACATTTACTTGCGCGGAGGAGCAGCGAGATGTGAACGGGAAATGCTTGATAGAAACTGGAGAACAGGTCCTACAGCTGTATAAGTTTAATCAGAAAAATCCGTGGTTGGAAGCCTTGGGGGGTGTTGTGGCCATGTTATGTTATCGTTTGCTGGTATACGCGATTCTTAAGGTCAAGGTCAAGCGGTTGAGCTCCAGGGGTATGCGAGATTTACTCAGAGGATGGCGACGCGAGAAGGCCGGCGAAGATGAAAGGGGCTTGATGCTTTCTACCCTGAACGCATAA